The following coding sequences lie in one Rutidosis leptorrhynchoides isolate AG116_Rl617_1_P2 chromosome 4, CSIRO_AGI_Rlap_v1, whole genome shotgun sequence genomic window:
- the LOC139842148 gene encoding putative F-box protein At1g47790: MSDHIPFDLQIAIMLWLPIKSLYRFKSVSKTWKFLIASPKFIADYTKLHSHRQHLLIQYNHPLYYHQNCFISIVDDDTFPEHKRFLTTPDSLSLDKLALVGSSHGLFYFVGRRDTTITLKVVVIWNPSINKSVVVPLHNVKKDGEHYKDFFFLLSGFVQTDMTRR; the protein is encoded by the coding sequence ATGTCTGATCACATACCTTTTGATTTACAAATCGCGATCATGTTATGGCTTCCTATTAAATCATTGTATCGATTCAAATCAGTTTCAAAAACATGGAAGTTTTTAATCGCTAGCCCAAAGTTTATTGCTGATTACACCAAGCTTCATTCTCACCGGCAACATCTTCTTATACAGTACAATCATCCTTTATATTATCATCAAAATTGTTTTATTTCGATTGTTGATGATGATACTTTCCCCGAACACAAGCGTTTTTTGACAACTCCCGACTCCCTTAGTCTTGATAAGTTGGCACTAGTTGGTAGCTCGCACGGACTGTTCTATTTTGTCGGCCGAAGGGATACAACTATAACATTGAAAGTGGTTGTTATTTGGAATCCTTCAATAAATAAATCAGTTGTTGTTCCTCTTCATAATGTGAAAAAAGATGGTGAACACTATAAAGATTTTTTTTTCTTGCTTTCGGGGTTTGTCCAAACAGACATGACCCGAAGATAA